One Deltaproteobacteria bacterium DNA segment encodes these proteins:
- the flgB gene encoding flagellar basal body rod protein FlgB — protein sequence MMRTWFSAVDRMAQALTFHRERHAVLSGNLANVDTPGYRPVDLERVSGAGTTGLPLRRTSAAHMAAGGLAPDTRVVDSGSASVGADGNAVNLERELAKIDANRVRYAAVSELVSRKIALLRYAAGDGIG from the coding sequence GTGATGCGGACGTGGTTCAGCGCAGTCGACCGGATGGCCCAGGCGCTGACGTTTCACCGCGAGCGCCATGCGGTCCTGTCGGGCAACCTCGCCAACGTCGACACGCCCGGCTACCGGCCGGTCGATCTCGAGCGCGTATCCGGTGCCGGTACAACTGGGTTGCCGCTGCGGCGCACATCGGCCGCCCACATGGCGGCCGGCGGACTCGCGCCGGACACGCGCGTGGTCGACAGCGGCTCCGCGAGCGTCGGCGCCGACGGCAACGCCGTCAATCTGGAACGCGAGTTGGCCAAGATCGACGCGAACCGCGTCCGCTACGCGGCGGTGAGCGAACTCGTGTCGCGCAAGATCGCGCTGCTGCGCTACGCGGCGGGCGACGGAATCGGATGA
- the flgC gene encoding flagellar basal body rod protein FlgC: MDLFTAMEISASGLSAQRVRMNVASSNLANVQTTRTAGGGPYQRKNVVLRSQSVPGASGSFAGAVRAVEVAAIQPDGAPPRYEYDPGHPDANADGYVAYPDINVVEEMVDMITASRAYEAGVTALGTSVAMAERAIGIGR, translated from the coding sequence ATGGATCTGTTCACTGCCATGGAGATCTCGGCGTCGGGCCTCAGCGCACAGCGCGTGCGCATGAACGTCGCGTCGTCGAACCTCGCCAACGTCCAGACCACGCGCACGGCCGGCGGCGGCCCGTATCAGCGCAAGAACGTCGTGCTTCGATCCCAGTCGGTCCCGGGCGCCAGCGGCTCGTTCGCCGGCGCGGTGCGCGCCGTCGAAGTCGCCGCGATCCAGCCCGACGGCGCACCGCCGCGCTACGAGTACGACCCCGGCCACCCCGACGCGAACGCAGACGGCTACGTCGCCTACCCGGACATCAACGTGGTCGAAGAAATGGTCGACATGATCACCGCATCGCGCGCCTACGAGGCCGGCGTCACGGCGCTCGGCACGTCGGTCGCGATGGCGGAACGCGCGATCGGGATCGGGCGGTAA
- the fliE gene encoding flagellar hook-basal body complex protein FliE, with protein sequence MATPVHLASSAGSLPPVDRTAGSARAGDVDLADAFADALERASEQERTADDLATRFADGDRSVGLHEVMVATSKANVAVRFAITLKNRAIEAYRELMRTPV encoded by the coding sequence ATGGCCACCCCCGTTCACCTCGCGTCGTCCGCCGGTTCGCTGCCGCCGGTCGACCGGACCGCCGGCTCCGCTCGCGCCGGCGACGTGGACCTGGCCGATGCGTTCGCCGACGCGCTCGAGCGCGCGTCCGAACAAGAGCGCACGGCCGACGACCTGGCGACCCGGTTCGCGGACGGCGATCGGTCGGTCGGCCTGCACGAGGTGATGGTCGCGACGTCGAAGGCCAACGTGGCGGTGCGGTTCGCCATCACGCTCAAGAACCGCGCCATCGAAGCGTACCGCGAGCTGATGCGGACGCCCGTGTGA